The genomic stretch caataGGTCTCTGAATgaacacacctgcgtgacagtggctcgctcgcaggccgcacctcacgtaggacaaagaaaagacactATTGGCTTGCAGGCCATAATAAGCACCagatcggcctgatcagagggccagaattacctgcacgcgtgcaaggcacaaaatcTTGAAGAGATAAAAGTCGATGCCCTGTCTAAAATGGAATGTcagaagcagaccgcttatatacatgacccctgaacccccgaatcctccgagagccccacttgCTCACTTATACCCTTCAGGCCTGaagccgcaccccaaaccaataaAGGCATCATAAAGGGAGAAGTACGCGAAgtttatatagctattagGAATGCGAGATTTTCGGGGTTTAAGATATGCGAAATGACTTGTTTTGGTATAGGAAAAAGGCTACTAAGGCATGGGGAAAAGGAGTCAAGGCACACGGAAGGAATCTGGGCATATAGTAGGCTTGGGAGGATATTCGTGATAGCTTCAGTTTTGACGGCAGTGTGCTGTCTGTGGGGGGGTGCGGGGCGCCTACAAAGGCCCACCTTTCACCAGACTCCACACCTGGTTTGCTTTAGGGCTGTTTTCGTTTACTGTTTACTTTCTGAACTTAACAACTAAAAAAACCTCTGTAATATCAAGTTGTTCATTAATTCTCCTGCTTTTCTGGTCTCACTTTCGCGGGCAGTGACTTCACTAGGCCGTCGCCCTACACTGTGTGGCTCCCAATGGGGTTGGGACAGGGAAGGGATTTCTTTTTAGGGGTTGTGCCTGCGaatgttgctgctggaacCGGGGTGGACAACAAAGATGGACAGGCTGGGGATGGAGATTCAAGGTGGTGACCAAGAGAGCGGAACGGGCGTCATTGGTGTGGGAATGGGTGTCATATTTCTGTCCGCTTTGGTCTCGCTGTTGAACTTGTAACCTCTAATACACATATCGGAATGTAATGGCCTTGTCGCCCTTCTCAGACAGTTTCTGTTGCGTATAACGACCCaaatccccatcctccatcttccttgccctcttcttgttggcgGTGCTATACCCAACTAGCAGGATGAGCGAAGCGACGATACCGGCGCCAATGAACCCAAGTTCCAAACCATGACCGAGTCGATATCTGGGAGCATCCTTTGCCCGATAAAAGTTGGATGCCATTGCCTTGATATCGTGTTAGTCCTGTTCCCGTAATCAACTTGTTTACTTACACCTCCCAGGTTTCCGACACCTATTTGGACCGCCATCCCGACTGAACGCTTCAACGACCCTGCCAAGTTGTTGGAGAGCCAAGCAATGACGCCTGGAAAAGCTGGGTAGATGGCACAAGCTGCGATAAACACTCCGCCATACACCACACGCGGGTTTCCAGAGGCGATGCACCTAATCTGGTCAGTTACCTTGTTGTCTCCCAAAGCAGATGGAAACTCACATGGAAAACCCAACAACCATAATAAGTAGTGGAACAATGATGAACGGGCTTCTTCGCCCCACCCGATCGGAAAAGTAAGCCACAATGACGGCGAGAATGGCGGCAGTGATGTAGATGGGAACCGTCATGAGCTGCGCGGTGCTGCTCTCATACCCCAGCGTGCGAATGATCGTTGGCAAGAATAAGCTGATGCCATAGAGCGGGCAGACAATCTTGGAAGTGTTAGCACCGGAGAAATccaggggttcaggggcaaCATACCCCCCAGTAGACAAAGATGTTGACCCAAATCTGCCAATCCAGAAACGCCTGTCTGACATATTTCCACTTAAAATCATCGGCCTGGGCCACCATAGCGTGATCGTTCCTCTTGCTCTGCCCTTGATACTTGAGACGGAACACGACCAATGCTCGTTCTTCCTCGGTCAAAAAAGTCGCTGTTTCGGGAAAGTCGTGCAGAGTGAAAAAAGCCAAGACGGCGACCAGGACGGTTGCGATGCCTGGGTTGTTAGCTCGCACTCCAGAAAAGCAGGGGTTGAACATACCCTCAAGAATAAAAATCCACTGCCAGCCATGCAgtcccccaacaccatccatcTTCCCAATGGCAAATGCCAAAAGTCCACTGAATGCGCCGGCGATGGAAGCTGCACTGAAGAACATGGCTTGTCTCAACTGCATCTCCTCACGCTTGTACCAGTTTGTGAGGTAGTAAGCAACGCCGGGAAACAGACCAGCCTCGGTAACGCCCAGAAAGATGCGAGCTGTCAAGAGTCCGGTAAAGTTGTGCACGATGCCCATCAAGGTCATCACCACGCCCCACGCAACCATGATGGCTGGCAACCAGATAGAAGGCCTGATCTTTTTGAGCATCAGGTTGCTGGGAACCTCGAATGCGGCATAGGTGAAAAAAAAGGCTGTGAGACACCAGTTGTATTGGTCATCCGTCAAGCCAAGATCTTCCTGAAGGCCTTCAATTTTGGCATTGCCAATGTTACCACCTAAAACAGGTCAGAATTGGACACTTGGGGAAACAAGAGATACTGACGATCGAGAAAAGAGAGTAGGTACAGCAGGGCAAGCATCGGAATCAAGCGAATGTCCATCTGTCGATAGTCAGCATGCAGGGTCTTCCAATGGTCGGGCATACCTTAGGTGTGTtaggtacctaccttgcGGAGAATTGCCTTCTCATTCAAGTGAGCAAACGACTCTCCCGTCCTCTCGATCTCGCTGCGTTCTGCTTCCTCAGACTGTGAACCGCCATCGTGTTTTTCGGACAGAGCAGCTCCGGGAACACTCATTTTGactggtgggagaggtgacATGTAGGCAATTGAATGAGTACACCAAGGAGGCCAACCACCCTTCTTTTAATCCCACATGCCAACCTATGCTTATTTCCTGGCATGCCTCAGATGATGATGCAAATCCCGGGCCACCTCGGTTTGCACGTCCGGCTCCCCCGCATCACGTTCCCCCGCATACTCAGCTTATTCCCCGCGATCTTGCCTAGACCGGGCGAGATCGTCAACCTTATTCCCTGAAATCCTACaaccgtggtggtggttgccaCGTCGTCAGTGGCGCGGGGTATCACCAACCACGACGGAGAAACAGAACCAACAGAACTGAGCAGCTGGAAACCTAAAGCCCGATTTAGTTTCTGAAAAAGGAAGCTCAAAATGCTAGATCCACTACAGTGGCAGACGTTCGGCTTTGAGGAAAGGCAGATTGATTGAGAGGGGGTTTTCTTTGAGGTTAAGCATAACCGGTTCTCAATTCAACATGATTGCTGTGACAAGGTCAGCACATTCTTTGATTTGCGGCGTACAGGTAATTGAGATGAGAATGGAGGGCCTGGAAGAGAGGGTTTCGCATGAGAGGGTTTGCATGAGGAATAAACGAAATAAATCGACGGGTCCTGCAATTTGGTAGGTGGCATATAAGAAAGTATTTCGTCGGGAGAGATATGGGTCGTTAGGAGCTACCAGATTTGTGATTTTAGGCGCAGAGGATTTGTGAAAAGGTTTTACACAAGACTCAACCGTCAGGGGGAAGCTGCTAATCGTGGCATGCAGGTTACGGTGAAAGCAAGACTCTGGTGACTCTATGCTTGCTCGCCGAAAGCAAAAGTCTTCTGAATTTTTGAGATGTGTAGGGATAAAGAAGTGCACTTACAATATCGCTGCTGTGGACAGTGCCaagtaaaataaaataaaacaTAAACAAAAGTGTAGTCAGCCGTGTCTTTAGCCTTACAGCATGGCATACCTTGATCGAGATAGGAataaacgaaaaaaaaagtcaagATTTGCCTGGCAAACTGACACGGTCAAATATTGCATGCCTGGAGACGAGACAGACCATGCTGACATGTGAAAGGGGTTCGTCATCGAAGCGTTGCATCCATCCGCTGACCCTGAATGACAGATAAAATATCAAAAATGTTGCCAGGAAGGCAGCCGGCAGCTCGCTTCTCCGAAAGACGGGGCAGAGAGGGACCGACAGTCTCTCAAGATAACAGCATCGGTTTGATCCCGAGGTCAAGCCCCACATATTCCAGTCGATAACGCATCGCTGAGGCTCTGCTTGTGGATCCCCGGGTCGACTCCGCCAACATTCGGCATCGCAATGCCAATGGCGTGACATGGAAACGGAAGGATGCCGAGATGACGTCTCCACCATCAGACGGAA from Podospora pseudopauciseta strain CBS 411.78 chromosome 3, whole genome shotgun sequence encodes the following:
- a CDS encoding hypothetical protein (COG:G; EggNog:ENOG503NU7U), with the translated sequence MSPLPPVKMSVPGAALSEKHDGGSQSEEAERSEIERTGESFAHLNEKAILRKMDIRLIPMLALLYLLSFLDRGNIGNAKIEGLQEDLGLTDDQYNWCLTAFFFTYAAFEVPSNLMLKKIRPSIWLPAIMVAWGVVMTLMGIVHNFTGLLTARIFLGVTEAGLFPGVAYYLTNWYKREEMQLRQAMFFSAASIAGAFSGLLAFAIGKMDGVGGLHGWQWIFILEGIATVLVAVLAFFTLHDFPETATFLTEEERALVVFRLKYQGQSKRNDHAMVAQADDFKWKYVRQAFLDWQIWVNIFVYWGIVCPLYGISLFLPTIIRTLGYESSTAQLMTVPIYITAAILAVIVAYFSDRVGRRSPFIIVPLLIMVVGFSMCIASGNPRVVYGGVFIAACAIYPAFPGVIAWLSNNLAGSLKRSVGMAVQIGVGNLGGAMASNFYRAKDAPRYRLGHGLELGFIGAGIVASLILLVGYSTANKKRARKMEDGDLGRYTQQKLSEKGDKAITFRYVY